The genome window aacttaagagaGGCCCCCATACACCAAAATGTgggctgtacattttttcatcgaatatagccatgtggggtatcaaatgaaaagttatagtaggttaaaGCTGCTACTTTCACTATTGCCTAAGAGATTAAATGTTAGTACCACATCGAAAGTCTCAAGTTTgcgtttttcattttaaaaaatgACTAATTTATTTATATCGAGTGGTTGATTCCTGGGTCATACAATACTACCTCGGTAGACTCCACAGGATGCTATTATAGCTTCTCTTAAGGATGGAACTACAAACAGTATACACGGTAATGAAGGTTTAAAAGTCTATGTACAACCACGTTGGAGCAGCGAGATAACGCGTTGTAAATTGCTATAAGTTCAGTCTTGATGGTCCGATCATTATGAACTTTGATGAGCATATTCTTGAGATAATGTACTTACGGAATATGCAATAATTTTCTTTCCAATTTCCGCGGCAATTACAactggctgtcggttagaataacAATGTTTGGCCCGTATAGTTCcttcgaggttgaaggaggcacatttatcaatggcgtatatttccgcctggaatatgttagtTCAAAGTACGTTGTTCCTCGACCCATGACCGCAGCGCTTGCCCTGTACTGTAAGCAATTCGTCATTGTATCAGTTCGTGTCAAATAATCAAATATTGCTTTGAGCGGTATGGCAATGGCACGTTCCTCCTGTTTgccctgttgctccaacgtgtttcaaacttcttatcgaaatgaagtCTCGTTGCGGACGTGTATCTACAATAAACTTGTATGTAGGAGCAAATACGAACTTGATAAAATCCACATTCTTCCTGACAGAGgtctaaatgaaatctaaaaaaaaactggTTGCCTAAAACGAGATAATAATGAAGTGGATAGCTAAAACAACTATACACGATGGAAACCTTTAATGAAAGTCCAATATCGAAAGTTTGTCATGAAGAGAACCGCGCGTCCTCTCACATCATATTGGAATGGCCAGTACCTACACTACCTGGGGAAGatcaaaccttaaaaatgggttcGATCAGATGCATCtagtaaatatttttctaagtACTAGGACGGGACCTTTCATACAATATAAATGTTATATGTGTTCCAAATAAAAGTCCATCATCCCCATCACTACCTCTCAATTACGAGCAGAATTATTAGAGGTAGAAAAAACAACAGTTAATATAAAAACAGTTTAGCTTAAGGAATTGAAATGGGCGATATTAATAAACCCTAAAGAGCTGAATTGGGCGTTTTAACGATGTGTTTAGGCAGTGGAAGATTCAATACAAATTTTAACAATCTCCGtttaattgaaagaaaaatgaaaaattcactGTATGCCAGACTACTTTCCTTTCATCCTTACATTTGCTACAAGTAGCCAAGCTTATCTGGGCCCTCCTGTCATGGTTTTCATTTAACTGCTGTGCGAAGACATTGGGGGTATTCTCCGAGCCACtttaggttttttttcaaagatttttatTGGCTGGAAATAGTTCAATAAACGCTTGCAATCTCTTAATTACCAACGATTTTCAAATGCCCCGGCACGAGTTTAAGCAACATCTGACAGCACTAACTTTGTATGGTGATTTCGTTCAGTGCTGCTTCTGTCAAAATAGATTGAATTCGACCTCCTCAATTTCGTCGCAAACAACCTTCTACCGATACCATAATCTTAAAAGACCTTTCACCGGGCGACCATTCTTTTCTCTCGTTGATTATAGCTGTTTATATAATCTCAAAGATGTGTTTGAAAATCATATGATCTACAGTTCCACAATCGTATTGCCATAAGCTATCAGACAtcgtttgctttttttttatttattttttttaatgaccGCTGCAATATCCGCCCCTTTCCAATTAATGTAAATAAATTGGAGCAGGCAGGCAGCAGTCTGGATTTGATGAAACTTCGCTTTACACCAAATAAAAAGCAGAGCGTAAATCTCAACTTACCTTTTAGTGTAAAACATAGGAAATGATGAGTATACATATAGAGATTGCATCGTTCCTTAGTCTTTCGTTTCCTTCTCATCTATTCAAAGAGAATTTGGGGACCCAATGAACCAATgtcacaaaattgaaaaaaaaatgttatgatCTATGAGGAAATTTCATTCCAGAGGCAATTATACTTTCGCATTTGACTTGATAATGCGGCCAAGATAAGCAGAATAAGATATGACGCACCTGTAAAAAAAGAATTATTTGGAGTGAGAAAACTGTCATCAAAAATcagttaaagaaaaaaagttatcTATCAAGAGATGTGCTTACTCTCATATCGGTTCTAATACGGAAATGATTTAGTCTTGCAACGCAGTTTTGCGCAAACACTTCCCCATTCATAGAGTTAATTTTCGACGTTTCCGCTAAAAATATTTACTATGTATGTGACAGTCGCTGTAATTACTGTCGATTTCACAATTtctacatttcttggaaacatgTCAAACGGACTATCTGCAATGAATGTGGGTAATTTGTATATGAGTCCATTTATTCAGTATATTTTCATCTAAATTGTCGTTTATAGGATCACAATTCATCACCTTATACAATTGCCTATAAATTGGAGAAATGTATAGTTCCGAAGGATACATGTTGATATTGTTCAGTtaaattaacaagaataaattACAGTTATGAAACACTTTATTTACATAATCTGTTCGGGCTAATCAATTTTGAGAAAGTTAAATCAACATTCTTATATTATCGTGTTAATGATGTGGAGCCATTGCGTCCTTGGCACAAAGTTTATCCAATTGTTCGTTATAGaatgaattgaaattgattCTGAAACAGAAAGTTGCCGTAATACATATATACAACGAAACGTAGACGCAAAAAGGTACCTGTGAACCAAGTTGATAAATCGGTCAGAGGGATTATCGGATGCGACGTCGCTAATTTGCCTCAAGAAACCTATCAGCAAACCGGTGAATTCTAGATCAAATCGTTTCACGCGTTCTGAAAAAGTATCTGTGGGAGCGAGCGATGATTCGGTCTGAAATGCAATTATTTATAAGTGTCTCTTGAAAAATTCAGAATCATTTCACATCAGTGGCGTGGCGTGGGTTGAACATGGAGGGAAGCAACACTTCTCTAATTTATAAAGTTTTTAGAATTATATTAACTATTCAAAACCTCTCTCGTTGCCTGCCGTGTACCCCCAGGTATCACGAGCGAGGACTAAAAATTAGACACACAGACTTCGCAGCATATTGTTTCTCTTGTTGCTACACCAAAACTATGTCtcgtaaataaacaaataaaataattttagtgTAGCTGCTCCTTCTAAAACTCTTTaaatgacaacaacaacaattaaaCCAACTAAAGATGTACATAACAAAATAAtgttaaaagaaataaaaaaatcttcatttatatatgtacataagacccacattttagaaaactactaaatttataaaaaaaatgacctatttaaaaaaaaattacgatttGTATTTTGGCTACTTGCCGATAAcctaattataaaaattatcgCTTAAAAACTACGTTTTAAACATAGATTTTCGATCGGTAATAGCGCCTCATCAGACATTTTTTTTCCAGCtatataattttaaatattgaagtgaaaaatgTTGCCTTTTAAATCCTCACCGGAAAAAGCAGAATGAGTtctatttttaataaaacagtGTCCAACAATTTTGAGATATGATTTTGTGACTGTGCAAAGCAAATTACCGGAAACTTTTGACTTGTACTTTTCAAACTATGTAGAATTAAAAGCTgtataaattgaaatttgttcaaCGGTTTGGGCTCTGTTAGTAAATAAGCATATGTTGGGATTATTTTTTCAGCGGAACTATGAAGTAAATCGAAATCCTTAAAGATGTCTTGATTTTGTTGCAAAGGAAAATGGCGGTTATATAGCTTTTCTTCGAAAAAGTTTTCTTTTGTAAACAGCGTGCGGCCGAACCAATTGCACCTACCGTTTTCAATTTAGGATgtaaaaaattcaattgtacACGTATATCGCTGGGGAAATATATAGGATTTTTGCAAAATACGAAGTGCTTTTAAAAGAAAGTTCAAAACCTTTTACAAAAATCGcctgaaaattatttattttttgaaaccaTAAGCCGCCCTCACCCCGCCGTGGGTGGCCTCTGTGGCTGCAgattaaaaaagaaatttcgtTTCAAATGTCTTAGAAAAGATTTCCTTAAAGCTTCAAACTGGTTTTTAAATTCTCTGATTATTACAATACAAAGCTTATGACGTTAGATAAAAAATTCGAGGATTTTAGTTTCTGGTGATACTTTTGAGAACATTTTGAGTggaaaaattatcatcatcatgaagTCATTTACTAGAACAGAAATGCCACCCTCATTATTACGTTTTCGAGCCGGACCTTAAGACTATCTACATCGGCGTGGATGGATGAAATCATTCTTCCATTAAAATTTCGATCCTACTTTTGGTTACTTACGTTTTAAAAATGAATGCATAACAGCGGTACGTTTTATTTGATGATTGCGCATCAGCCTTTGTTGTGTTCGTATTCGGGATGTCGCGCTGCTATAAGCTTATCACtttcacagcattaagtgtgatgataatgaaactgaaacacacTCTCATTAAAACCGGGAAATATGATTCAACATTCGCGGATCTTATCACACAATTGCGACAAAATTAGTGTACACAATGCGTACTAGATAAGTTTGCCTAAATGGAACTTGGAGGCTCATATTTTACCGGCAATAACTGCGACGTAATCATAGCTTAAACAAGCAATTTGGTACGAAATTCCGTACAACATCAACTACATGATTAGGTAAATGAACTTCCTCTaggttttgaaatatttttggagcCTATAAATGTTTCCTTGGTTTTATCAAAGGAAGAATTGTATCTCAAAATATTTAACAGTTTAGATCGATATGAAATGGCGCAACTAACTAACAAAATTAGCTGCTAGAATtacagaaattatttttattttgaaatttgataatCCAGAAAATACTGATCTTCAAGTAACCAATTTCTAACATCTTGCTTATATTTAGCAATCCTAAATGTGTGACAACTTAACAAAAGTAAGTAAAGAATACGTccatcgccttttttggcaatgcgttttttcttttgctttatgttggatttccttcagacGATAGAACTCTTCAAGCTCTCATTCGTCAAGTTCACATATGCTGTACTGGAAGGTACGGTCGACATCTGGAATCATGACGTGCTCGATGGTATTCACTCTCCGATTAGTAATTTTGATGACTTCATCCAGAATCATGAATGAAGTTTGTAATGAAGCTCATTTTTCTTCAACTGGGCCGTAGCTCGTAGGTATCTCTTACGACTCGAATACGGGGAGTGTGACGTCAGCAAACTCCTTCTTTGTGTGAATTTTGATTTGAGCTTGCTTACATTTGTCCTTTACAAAATAATCACCACTTTAGAATTTGTACACTATTTTTGATGATTATCCAACCTGCACTTGCGTAATTCAAAAAGTTACAGGAGTGAAAAGAAATTCTTCCGGAAATATACTTCCAAAAATATAGCAATATTAGTAGAACACAACTCTCAAATATTTATCAATGACTTTTCCATCGAAGTAAACGCTATATTATGACTAGACTTCTTCACAAAATTTAAGACAACAATCGACTATGACAGCTGGGTATTGATAATTAACACTCCAAACGGTGTCTACGAATTACCCATATTTGACGGGCAAAGTACTCGCATCGTACTAATTCCACATTGAAGCGAGCGATTCCACCTGAACTGCAGGGCGTTTCATTTGCTTTTTAAAACTAGAAGATAACTACTAAACTTTTCCTGGAATCACAAGACTGATCAAGTCGTGCTACAGCGCTTTTCGCTACACAGGAAGCCTAGCTAACTCACGAGCTGCTCGCCCTAAACTTGCTTTCTCCGCTTAACCAGGTCAGAGCCATGATCATATCAACTTCTGGTGGCTCCATTACCACCTCCATCATGGATTAAGAGGTCCACAAAGACAACATTCTAAATTTATTATACCCGCTCAACCCCATACCCGAATCAACATTTTCTACATGATCACGGAAAGTTTGCTCTTGCTACTCTAAATGGTAGGCAAAGTCcactaaaattttaaataaatttcgattttttgACCAACTCCTCATTGTGCTTTTTAATTGATAATTTGTGATATGCATTAATCAAATTTCAGGTTCTTAAATCATTACTGAATTTAGATAAAGCTAATACCGATTACCTCAAGTGATGAAATACTTTTCAACGTGTCTCTCAACTGCTTTAGGGAAATTATTTAATTCGCCGAACCGGACGACTTTAATCAATAATTTCCTTGTTATTAGCAAACACCAATCACACCAAAATGGATACCTTAATGTTGCATTGAGTTTTTTGAAACACGACCTCCCTTTCGAAAATTATCCAAAATGACTTTTAACCAGCAACTGCATGCAACTAGTAATCTAATCTTCCAAAATTATAGTTTACCACGATAAAACCACATGCATAAATTCAAACTGAAAAACTTAAGCGTTCATCGTTTGAATCGGGCCGACAACGCAATGAATTTTCCAATGGAACGTCATACAGGCAAATGTTAAAATACCTTCCAAAAATAGTGTGTTGCAAAGTATTTTCTGCTGTTGTTGTGATCTTATTTGAGCTGCGTTATGATTTTTTACAGTAGTTTTTCTGTGATTTTTCTACGACAATATTTTATGTAATTAAGCAAGGGAAGGAATGTTTCCGTTCTTTCCAATAGCGCCACGCCACTTTTCCAAACCCACTACTACATAATCATatcagaaaaagaaaacaagagaAATATatcatcaatacctgtctgtgACTCGATACATCAAATTCTGACTCAGAAAAGTCTCCATCACTTTCACATAGCATTGATGATAATTCTGCGTCTAAAAAGTGACGCTGAGCTTTCTATGTTCATGGTTATTTGTTTAAagcaaataatttcaaatgaaatgccACAGAAACGTTTACCACACCATATTCAGACAACAAGACACAGGGCGGTAGGAAAAGCAGCATTCCAAGATGGGATTCAGAAATGCATTAGAATatgttatatttatattttgtttcGAATGTCATGCATTACTAGCTACAAGTTACCTGAATGAATTCGCAGAAGTTCAAGCAAATATTGCACAATTTCACAATCGATCTCAACAACGTCGGATCGGTAATCATGCAATTTTTCAAACATAAGTCCAAGAAATCCTGATGAACGACTAGAACATCGTCAACGTTTTCAACCTGACAGAAAATGAATCAACACTGTTATTAAGATTTCATGTGATGTAGTAAGCGCTTATTTAATTACCTTATTCATGTTTTCTATGAAATTGTGCCAATTGGGTTCAATGACTTCGATCATCATGTAGTATTCCAGATTTTGTATagcattcatcattctttgccGGAGAGCAAAGGCCGAACGGTATAACTCAGCTGCTTGGGGTGTGAACTTTTTCGCAGCGTTGTTCTCCTTCCAGATCCTGATAGTGTAAATTGTTTATGATTTCATTAGAACCGTGTAGTAAACAATGAAGTAGAAGTAATTGCTTTTTAAGTTTCATTTTCTTAGCTGTTTTGCAAACATCTTGAACTTACTTGCACAGTTGACGGTCGACATGCTTGCAATAGAACAACTGTCTAAACAGCATTTGATACTTTGATATGGCGATGTGATTGAGGACCAATGAAACAGGCCATTTGACTTCGTAACGAAATGCAAAGCATTCCAAACCATACAGATCGATACGATCATTATTTTGCCAATATTCTGAGAATTAGTTTTCCGGTTATTGTCGAAAAAATATTGTTGCATCTCTAACATCAATTACCTTcttcattatttattattttggacATTTGCGTGGCTAAGTCAAAGGTTAGTAGTTCACAATGTAAATCATCTTTGTATGGATCATGCTTGGCCGAAGACAGTCGTAGTGTTAAACCTAGTAAATTCTCTAATTTCACTGGCAGAACTTGATCTACGTTTTTGTCCAACTCTTCTTCGCACGCATCCATAAACTGAGTAATGAAATCACCTTGATATAGGAGCAAATATCTTTTAACCGACATCAAATGTCCCATTAGATCGTTTTCTTTCAGTAATACTTCCAGTAGGTTTTTTGAAGCAAACAGATAAGCGCTTTGGATCGCTGCTATGTGGTTCTGATTTTTCGGACTGAAGTGCAAGACTATTGTCTGTGGCGGTTTGACCTTCTTTCCACATTGTCGGATCACGTTCAGATATTTACCGGTACGCAGAATGATATCGGATACCTTTTCCAAGAAACGAGGTATGCGCTCTCTACGTATTGTGTATCTGCAAATCACGGAATTTTGATCATTACATTATATTTTTGTTGTAGCTTCACGTTAATAGAATGGTGTAAAGTTGTTTTT of Hermetia illucens chromosome 4, iHerIll2.2.curated.20191125, whole genome shotgun sequence contains these proteins:
- the LOC119655555 gene encoding gamma-tubulin complex component 2 homolog isoform X1 is translated as MTTGGQDTIRTTLKRLIEFSGANFTADDVIREFRLPKDKNSNRKLLTTLKIITKHQPSARNHLIEVNKLLEKKDPFYCLVHFLNQYAENGTTPEISKKTSPVALLSSTKISDPVTRDKVSEIKERVVQAASGGLSKSIQSGTAGGNNSTLLFPALNKSRSNSSWDFQKIDLVPFQHSNVSALPIPTQEAVLLHDLIYCLSGMRGNYIYPEEGCESDTDAIRFKISEQIHSSLRDMAYEIVPLARHYVCVQKFVQRASFTNCGQVLQALSAALRALIHDYYLLLAQLESELVAGSLTLHKMLFYIRPTLNTMDVLASAVNDICSSDLRGGQALTLLYDRINALTGDEESQKFLIQLTQLAAVPYMEILQMWIQKGVIDDPQEEFLVEDNEVIRREELPEHYSADYWEKRYTIRRERIPRFLEKVSDIILRTGKYLNVIRQCGKKVKPPQTIVLHFSPKNQNHIAAIQSAYLFASKNLLEVLLKENDLMGHLMSVKRYLLLYQGDFITQFMDACEEELDKNVDQVLPVKLENLLGLTLRLSSAKHDPYKDDLHCELLTFDLATQMSKIINNEEEYWQNNDRIDLYGLECFAFRYEVKWPVSLVLNHIAISKYQMLFRQLFYCKHVDRQLCKIWKENNAAKKFTPQAAELYRSAFALRQRMMNAIQNLEYYMMIEVIEPNWHNFIENMNKVENVDDVLVVHQDFLDLCLKNCMITDPTLLRSIVKLCNICLNFCEFIQKAQRHFLDAELSSMLCESDGDFSESEFDVSSHRQTESSLAPTDTFSERVKRFDLEFTGLLIGFLRQISDVASDNPSDRFINLVHRINFNSFYNEQLDKLCAKDAMAPHH